One uncultured Caproiciproducens sp. DNA segment encodes these proteins:
- a CDS encoding calcium-translocating P-type ATPase, PMCA-type encodes MDWQSLTKEECAKKLGTNLKTGLLPGQAEERQSKYGRNELEQPKKKSLLLRFFAQFSDFMVIVLLVAAGISFATSFIQNDNDYIDSIIILIIVTINATMGVVQESRAEKAIEALQKLSSPHAHVVRAGAEILIAANELVPGDLVILNVGDLVPADLRITEAVNLKAEESALTGESLPSDKRADMTCADSTPLGDRHNLLYSTSSIAAGHGAGIVTATGMDTQVGKIAHMITSQSAPQTPLQRKLAQTGRWLGIGALVICFVIFIMGLFQHVQPLEMFLIAISLAVAAIPEGLPAVVTIVLAIGVRRMAAKRGIVRRMPAVETLGSASVICSDKTGTLTQNRMTVVELKGSGGTIPLHSAQGQQLLNFASLCCNCTVSGSTIHGDPTEAAIVVAASTEKKQLDEQYPRVREIPFSSERKMMTTVHRLGGGRYRIITKGAPDILFAHCTGGAPRQNEEMASRALRVIGVAYRDTDFLPDPDEDIEHDLTFCGLIGMIDPPRPQVKSAVDLCRKAGIRPVMITGDHAATAAAIAKQLGIMDGKSRVITGAELNRISQKELEKTIYDYAVFARVSPEHKVRIVQAFQSHGEVVAMTGDGVNDAPALRVADIGCAMGISGTDVAKAASDMILTDDNFATIVAAVREGRGIYENIRKTVHFLLSCNIGEILTVFVSFLLRLPTPLLAIQLLWVNLVTDSLPALALGVEPIDENIMERKPIKPHESIFSGGMGYNIMVEGCLIGAISLLAYSIGRIYFDVDPSAPYIGRTMAFAVLSLSQIVHTFNMRSSRSIFEAGIFANPKLVLAAVACVALQTMVIVIKPLSVIFKTATLSGNQWLIVTLLSLIPLVVVELEKALSRRGRRRSMRA; translated from the coding sequence TTGGATTGGCAGAGTCTTACAAAAGAGGAATGCGCAAAAAAACTTGGTACAAATTTAAAAACAGGTCTTTTACCGGGCCAGGCTGAAGAGCGCCAAAGTAAGTATGGCAGGAATGAGCTGGAGCAGCCAAAAAAGAAAAGCCTTTTGCTTCGTTTTTTCGCTCAGTTTTCTGATTTTATGGTGATCGTCCTGCTGGTGGCTGCCGGAATCTCGTTTGCGACTTCCTTCATCCAAAATGACAACGACTATATTGACTCGATCATTATTCTGATAATCGTAACCATTAACGCAACGATGGGCGTCGTGCAGGAAAGCAGAGCCGAAAAAGCGATTGAGGCGCTGCAAAAGCTTTCAAGTCCACACGCCCATGTGGTACGTGCAGGCGCAGAAATTCTGATTGCGGCTAACGAACTGGTTCCCGGCGATCTTGTTATACTGAATGTCGGCGATCTAGTGCCGGCAGATTTGCGGATTACGGAAGCAGTTAACCTGAAGGCAGAGGAAAGCGCGCTGACAGGAGAAAGTCTGCCGAGCGACAAGCGCGCCGACATGACCTGCGCCGACAGCACTCCGCTTGGCGACAGGCACAATCTGCTGTATTCCACAAGCTCCATTGCGGCGGGACACGGTGCGGGCATTGTCACGGCAACCGGAATGGACACGCAGGTGGGAAAAATCGCTCATATGATTACCAGCCAATCCGCTCCCCAGACTCCGCTTCAGCGCAAACTGGCTCAAACGGGGCGCTGGCTTGGAATCGGCGCTCTGGTGATTTGTTTTGTAATCTTTATTATGGGCTTGTTTCAGCATGTTCAACCACTTGAGATGTTTTTAATTGCAATCAGTCTGGCGGTCGCGGCCATTCCGGAAGGATTGCCGGCGGTGGTCACCATTGTGCTGGCAATCGGCGTTAGGCGCATGGCGGCAAAGCGGGGCATTGTGCGGCGCATGCCCGCTGTGGAAACGCTCGGCAGCGCAAGCGTCATTTGTTCGGATAAAACCGGAACCCTTACACAGAACCGGATGACCGTGGTAGAGCTGAAGGGCTCCGGCGGAACCATTCCGCTTCACTCGGCGCAGGGGCAGCAGCTCTTGAACTTTGCCTCGCTCTGCTGCAACTGCACGGTCAGCGGCAGTACCATTCACGGCGACCCGACGGAAGCGGCGATTGTCGTCGCCGCTTCCACCGAAAAGAAGCAGCTCGACGAGCAATATCCCCGTGTCCGCGAAATCCCGTTCAGCTCCGAACGCAAAATGATGACCACGGTACACCGTCTGGGCGGCGGCCGCTATCGAATCATCACGAAGGGTGCGCCCGACATTCTGTTTGCACACTGCACGGGCGGCGCCCCCCGGCAAAACGAGGAAATGGCTTCGCGCGCGCTGCGCGTAATCGGCGTCGCCTACCGGGATACAGACTTTTTACCGGATCCGGATGAAGATATTGAACACGACCTGACCTTCTGCGGCCTGATCGGAATGATCGATCCGCCTCGTCCGCAGGTGAAATCCGCCGTGGATTTATGCCGCAAGGCCGGCATCAGACCAGTGATGATTACAGGGGACCATGCGGCCACCGCGGCGGCGATTGCGAAGCAGCTCGGTATTATGGACGGAAAAAGCCGCGTCATCACCGGCGCGGAACTCAACAGAATCAGTCAGAAAGAGTTGGAGAAAACCATTTACGACTATGCGGTGTTTGCGCGCGTATCCCCCGAACACAAAGTACGGATTGTGCAGGCGTTCCAGTCCCACGGCGAAGTGGTTGCCATGACGGGAGACGGCGTAAATGACGCTCCTGCGCTCCGTGTGGCGGACATCGGCTGCGCAATGGGCATCTCCGGCACTGACGTGGCCAAGGCGGCGTCGGATATGATTCTGACGGATGATAACTTCGCAACCATTGTCGCCGCTGTGCGCGAAGGCAGGGGTATCTATGAGAATATCAGGAAAACAGTACATTTTTTGCTCAGCTGCAATATCGGCGAAATTCTAACCGTGTTTGTGAGCTTTTTACTGCGCCTGCCCACCCCCCTGCTGGCAATTCAGCTGCTGTGGGTAAACCTTGTCACAGATTCGCTGCCTGCGCTCGCGCTGGGCGTTGAACCGATAGATGAGAATATTATGGAACGAAAACCGATTAAGCCGCACGAAAGCATTTTCTCCGGAGGCATGGGATACAATATTATGGTGGAAGGATGCCTGATCGGCGCAATCTCCCTTCTGGCTTACAGTATCGGCCGCATTTATTTCGACGTCGACCCGTCCGCCCCATATATCGGCCGCACAATGGCATTTGCGGTTCTCAGCCTTTCGCAGATCGTACATACATTTAATATGCGGTCCTCGCGTTCCATATTTGAAGCAGGCATTTTCGCCAATCCCAAACTCGTACTTGCGGCAGTGGCCTGCGTTGCACTCCAGACGATGGTCATTGTTATCAAACCGCTTTCCGTTATTTTTAAAACCGCAACGCTGTCAGGAAATCAATGGCTGATCGTCACGCTTCTGTCCCTCATTCCCCTCGTGGTGGTAGAGCTTGAAAAAGCGCTGTCGCGCAGGGGCAGACGCCGTTCCATGCGGGCATAA
- a CDS encoding lysylphosphatidylglycerol synthase transmembrane domain-containing protein, with the protein MADKLIKAIRKNLFVIITLVLSCGILLYFMFTTDGIVALGEIVLKLKPQWLILAIAGAGLCWVFEGFVLNLLCKHLYPKWNLGRSFTVGMIGLLYSAVTPFSTGGQPMQIYTMRKMGMDTGKAGSIIAVKTLTYQIVMVLYSLVLVAMKLHFFQTSVSNFSFVTIIGLITNSTFITLVVLFMISETTTDKIVTAVIRFLHKIKLCRHPKERYDRIHNQLEIFHDATKLMGNSTRLYVVVMAVTVVQITLNSLIPYFIYRSFNMHTAPVTTMVAAQVFVAMVSAFVPLPGASGGAEGSFFIFFGMFFKSAIIPAILLWRIITYYFNILFGGICAYVGGKIYNEPMIDEQPK; encoded by the coding sequence ATGGCAGATAAACTTATAAAAGCAATTCGGAAAAATCTTTTTGTAATCATCACATTGGTTCTTTCCTGCGGAATCCTGTTATATTTTATGTTTACCACCGACGGGATTGTTGCGCTGGGTGAAATTGTTTTGAAGCTTAAGCCGCAGTGGCTTATTTTGGCCATTGCAGGTGCGGGGCTCTGCTGGGTTTTTGAAGGGTTTGTCTTGAACCTGCTTTGCAAGCATCTGTATCCGAAGTGGAATTTAGGGCGCTCTTTTACTGTTGGCATGATCGGTCTTTTGTACAGTGCGGTTACGCCGTTTTCAACCGGCGGCCAGCCGATGCAGATTTATACCATGCGGAAAATGGGAATGGATACAGGAAAGGCCGGTTCCATCATCGCAGTCAAAACGCTGACTTATCAAATCGTCATGGTGTTATATTCCCTCGTTCTGGTTGCCATGAAGCTTCATTTTTTCCAGACGAGTGTCAGCAATTTTTCTTTTGTTACGATTATCGGACTGATTACAAACAGCACGTTTATCACACTGGTTGTCCTGTTTATGATCAGTGAGACGACTACGGACAAAATTGTTACCGCCGTCATTCGTTTTCTTCATAAAATAAAGCTTTGCAGGCACCCTAAGGAACGTTACGACAGAATACACAATCAGCTTGAAATTTTTCACGACGCCACCAAGCTGATGGGGAATTCAACAAGGCTGTATGTTGTGGTTATGGCAGTTACCGTTGTTCAAATTACATTAAACAGCTTGATCCCTTATTTTATCTATCGCAGCTTTAATATGCATACGGCACCGGTTACAACCATGGTTGCAGCGCAGGTCTTTGTGGCAATGGTAAGCGCTTTTGTGCCTTTGCCGGGCGCTTCGGGCGGTGCGGAAGGCAGTTTCTTTATATTTTTCGGAATGTTTTTTAAATCCGCAATTATTCCGGCTATTTTATTGTGGAGAATTATTACGTATTACTTCAATATCCTGTTTGGCGGAATTTGCGCCTACGTCGGCGGCAAAATTTATAATGAACCAATGATAGATGAGCAACCTAAATAA
- a CDS encoding spore coat associated protein CotJA, with amino-acid sequence MNDMKIVEGEACLLNPPPLPEITVVAMAYVPFQQFGILYDPEMGLSNGTIFPELDKPFLGSRGVMK; translated from the coding sequence ATGAACGACATGAAAATCGTAGAAGGAGAAGCCTGCCTGCTGAATCCGCCGCCATTGCCCGAAATAACCGTGGTTGCAATGGCATATGTTCCTTTCCAGCAGTTCGGCATATTATATGATCCGGAAATGGGTCTGAGCAACGGCACCATATTCCCCGAGCTTGACAAACCTTTTTTAGGTAGCAGAGGTGTTATGAAATGA
- a CDS encoding spore coat protein CotJB, whose translation MNEQEMLMKKIRSYQFAMWELHIFLDTHPGDCKAAQKLEEYRKTANDLTAKYEAAYGPVNVNPHNASRWAWISDPWPWDTANSTGNSNVLGTSKMRDMAKPQENMMPWMNNAMPMSNAAPTPNAAVQGTSTMQGTAKPQENVMPWMNNAMPMSSATPTPNAAVQGTSTMQGTAKPQENVMPWMNNAMPMSNAAPTPNATVQGTSAMQGTAKPQENVMPWMNNAMPMSNAAPTPNATVQGTSTMQGTAKPQTNVLSWVNLMPWKKEVNR comes from the coding sequence ATGAATGAGCAAGAGATGCTAATGAAAAAAATCCGCTCCTACCAATTTGCAATGTGGGAGCTTCATATTTTTTTAGACACCCACCCCGGCGACTGCAAGGCAGCGCAAAAGCTTGAAGAGTATAGAAAAACAGCCAATGATCTCACTGCAAAGTATGAAGCCGCCTATGGACCCGTAAATGTGAATCCCCACAACGCCAGCCGCTGGGCATGGATTTCTGATCCCTGGCCTTGGGACACTGCAAATTCAACCGGCAATTCAAACGTGCTGGGAACTTCAAAAATGCGGGACATGGCAAAGCCGCAGGAAAACATGATGCCGTGGATGAATAATGCAATGCCTATGTCAAATGCCGCTCCAACTCCGAACGCTGCCGTTCAGGGAACCTCAACCATGCAGGGGACGGCAAAGCCGCAGGAGAATGTAATGCCATGGATGAATAATGCAATGCCTATGTCAAGCGCTACTCCTACCCCGAACGCTGCCGTTCAGGGAACCTCAACCATGCAGGGGACGGCAAAGCCGCAGGAGAATGTAATGCCATGGATGAATAATGCAATGCCTATGTCAAATGCCGCTCCAACCCCAAACGCTACCGTTCAGGGAACCTCAGCCATGCAGGGGACGGCAAAGCCGCAGGAGAATGTAATGCCATGGATGAATAATGCAATGCCTATGTCAAATGCCGCTCCAACCCCAAACGCTACCGTTCAGGGAACCTCAACCATGCAGGGGACGGCAAAGCCGCAAACGAATGTACTGTCATGGGTAAATTTAATGCCGTGGAAAAAGGAAGTCAACAGATAA